Proteins encoded by one window of uncultured Draconibacterium sp.:
- a CDS encoding universal stress protein, with protein MYQLNHILVCLDLTEMDDSLIRYAGFLANKIKPESITFLHVMRPFDIPKEILEAFPELDEPIPEIIREELKEKIDEQFSADVDLKINTKVEEGYPTETIVKYTQQNHITLTLVGKKMGYKGSGGIIRKILGIIPSSVLLVSETVHEKIENVLVRMDFSKISEMALQMALRIKELTGANVACHHVHKLPLSYFPQTQSEDDEKLQRYVAKISNKEFQKFVKRYKHENDEIPFSYSLDTENEEAQILYRKALMTGSDMIVIGSIIKSDLNDIIVDSTSEKLAESEKNIPVFIVNDRKQSMGFLKSLFN; from the coding sequence ATGTATCAATTAAATCATATTCTGGTATGCCTCGACCTAACCGAGATGGACGATTCCTTAATTCGTTACGCAGGTTTTCTGGCCAATAAAATTAAACCCGAAAGTATTACATTCCTACATGTAATGAGACCTTTCGATATACCAAAAGAAATATTGGAAGCTTTTCCGGAACTGGACGAACCCATTCCCGAAATTATTCGCGAAGAGCTTAAAGAAAAAATTGATGAACAATTCAGTGCCGATGTCGATCTTAAAATCAATACAAAAGTTGAAGAAGGATATCCTACGGAAACGATCGTTAAGTACACACAACAGAATCACATCACACTTACCTTAGTAGGTAAGAAAATGGGCTACAAAGGAAGCGGTGGTATTATAAGGAAAATTCTTGGCATTATTCCTTCGTCAGTACTGTTGGTTAGCGAAACTGTTCATGAAAAGATCGAGAACGTTTTAGTCCGAATGGATTTTTCAAAAATTAGCGAAATGGCTTTACAAATGGCGCTTCGTATAAAAGAACTTACCGGAGCAAATGTAGCTTGCCACCATGTTCACAAATTGCCGTTGAGCTATTTCCCGCAAACCCAGTCTGAAGACGACGAAAAACTTCAGCGATACGTGGCTAAAATCAGTAATAAAGAGTTCCAGAAGTTTGTAAAACGATACAAACACGAGAACGACGAAATTCCGTTTTCCTATTCGCTTGACACCGAAAATGAAGAAGCGCAGATATTGTACCGAAAAGCACTGATGACCGGCTCGGATATGATTGTAATTGGCTCGATTATAAAGTCAGACCTAAACGATATTATTGTAGATTCTACTTCGGAAAAGCTGGCCGAATCAGAGAAAAACATTCCGGTTTTCATTGTTAACGACCGCAAGCAATCGATGGGATTTCTAAAATCATTGTTCAATTAA
- a CDS encoding glycine betaine ABC transporter substrate-binding protein — protein MNQYLSNTKVIALLSLFAFFVSCSTGTKPEEERSLKIVYTDWSESVAITYLSYVLLEEHMDYEVVLKMTDVESAYREVANNEADVFTDAWLPETQKQYFDEHKDNIEMLGITYPEARTGLVVPVYSKLQSVSDLKNYPHPIVGIDTGAGIMQKAKAAIDEYSLANSLLELSEEEMVEQLGDSIQRRKEIVVTGWEPHWMFARYDVRFLDDTDNIFDRKENIYTIANKNLEESHPNAVRFFERMQLTEKQLNSLVYEIRVSEDPVFGVKKWMEQNEFVVNQWIKNLTRERLKIM, from the coding sequence ATGAACCAATATTTATCAAATACCAAAGTAATAGCGCTGTTGAGTTTGTTCGCTTTTTTTGTTTCGTGTAGCACCGGAACAAAACCGGAGGAAGAACGTTCGCTAAAAATTGTTTACACCGATTGGTCGGAAAGTGTTGCAATTACCTATTTATCGTATGTTTTGCTCGAAGAGCACATGGATTATGAGGTTGTGCTGAAAATGACCGATGTAGAATCGGCATATCGCGAAGTAGCCAACAACGAGGCTGATGTTTTTACAGATGCCTGGTTGCCCGAAACGCAAAAACAATATTTCGATGAACACAAGGACAACATTGAAATGCTGGGCATTACCTATCCCGAAGCGCGAACCGGCCTTGTTGTTCCAGTTTACAGCAAACTACAATCAGTTTCTGATCTGAAAAACTATCCGCATCCGATTGTGGGGATTGATACCGGTGCCGGAATTATGCAAAAAGCCAAAGCTGCAATCGATGAATATTCGCTGGCGAATTCACTTCTTGAGCTTTCTGAAGAAGAAATGGTGGAACAACTGGGTGATTCCATTCAGCGAAGAAAGGAAATTGTGGTAACCGGCTGGGAACCTCACTGGATGTTTGCGCGATATGATGTTCGTTTTTTGGATGATACGGATAATATTTTCGATCGGAAAGAAAATATTTACACCATTGCAAACAAAAACCTTGAAGAGAGTCATCCAAATGCTGTTCGTTTTTTCGAGCGTATGCAGCTTACCGAGAAGCAGTTAAATAGCCTCGTTTATGAAATAAGGGTAAGCGAAGATCCTGTATTCGGGGTGAAGAAATGGATGGAGCAAAACGAATTTGTGGTCAACCAGTGGATAAAAAACCTGACCCGGGAGCGCCTAAAAATCATGTAG